Proteins found in one Vallitalea guaymasensis genomic segment:
- a CDS encoding TetR/AcrR family transcriptional regulator, giving the protein MPKIVDTEAIRIEIIKKAFDVFVKKGYYKSSMTDITKSCNMKRTTIYHYFKNKDEIFEQTVLYVIETLENDIIDISNDDDMTLMKKIKYLTNKWDNEFSNNNILLLLVEMWFAIKREEGELFDRIKKRITLMNKSINKIVVQKAKYMVNSKRDKKQLIEYSMIMSILNQVSLEKGFLSESIISVISSF; this is encoded by the coding sequence ATGCCTAAAATAGTTGATACAGAAGCTATAAGAATAGAGATAATTAAAAAAGCATTTGATGTTTTTGTTAAGAAGGGCTATTACAAATCAAGTATGACGGATATTACCAAGAGTTGTAATATGAAGCGAACAACCATTTATCACTATTTTAAAAATAAGGATGAGATATTTGAACAAACTGTATTATACGTTATAGAAACTCTTGAAAATGATATTATAGATATTTCTAATGATGATGATATGACTCTAATGAAAAAAATAAAATATCTAACTAATAAATGGGATAATGAATTTAGTAATAACAATATTCTATTACTACTTGTTGAAATGTGGTTTGCCATAAAGAGAGAAGAAGGAGAATTATTTGATAGAATCAAAAAAAGAATAACCTTGATGAATAAATCTATCAATAAAATTGTGGTACAAAAAGCAAAATATATGGTTAATTCTAAGAGAGATAAAAAGCAGTTGATTGAATACTCAATGATAATGTCCATACTTAATCAGGTTTCCCTTGAAAAAGGATTTTTGAGTGAAAGTATAATCTCTGTTATATCATCTTTTTAA
- a CDS encoding radical SAM protein, whose product MKSPKSFFSKVAIKEGIKYLEKDPITNFPKLIDWAGKIPMLPSQRHQYEAIIDMWQDKDSIWHGFIERILTKIHPNIRKTLLMNFTINAGIEGLKLIDANKEKYDCNIPWAILMDPTSACNLKCIGCWAAEYKKNDSLDYDTLSNIIKQGKELGTYMYIYSGGEPMVRRDDIIKLAREHNDCVFLAFTNGTLFDEDYAKKLQEVGNVTFAISIEGYEEQTDMRRGKGTYQKVIKGMDILREHGIPFGFSSCYHNKNEEIVSSEEYIDFMIEKGCYFGWIFTYMPLGKDAVLDLLATAEQRKDMYYKVREYRKTKPIFTMDFWNDGEYVNGCIAGGRNYLHINANGDVEPCAFIHYSNANIKEVSLLDALRQPLFRQYRKHQPFNDNMLRPCPLLDNPEMLKKMVHESGALSTQPMDREDVDELTTKTKEAAEKWAPVAEELWEESHGCINCKAANQ is encoded by the coding sequence ATGAAATCACCAAAATCATTTTTTAGTAAAGTAGCTATAAAAGAAGGTATAAAATATTTAGAAAAAGATCCTATAACCAATTTTCCAAAGCTTATTGATTGGGCAGGTAAGATTCCTATGTTACCAAGCCAAAGACACCAGTATGAGGCAATAATTGATATGTGGCAGGATAAGGACTCCATATGGCACGGTTTTATAGAAAGAATATTGACAAAGATACATCCCAATATTAGAAAGACACTTTTAATGAATTTTACTATCAATGCTGGAATTGAAGGACTTAAACTAATTGATGCCAACAAAGAAAAATATGACTGTAACATACCTTGGGCAATTCTAATGGATCCAACTTCTGCATGTAACTTAAAATGTATTGGCTGTTGGGCTGCAGAATACAAGAAAAATGATTCATTAGACTATGATACCTTGAGTAACATAATAAAACAAGGTAAAGAATTAGGTACATATATGTATATTTACTCTGGTGGCGAACCTATGGTTAGACGAGATGATATAATAAAACTTGCAAGAGAACATAATGATTGTGTATTCTTGGCATTTACTAATGGTACTCTTTTTGACGAAGATTACGCAAAAAAACTTCAGGAAGTCGGGAATGTCACATTTGCTATAAGTATTGAGGGATATGAAGAACAAACAGATATGAGAAGAGGAAAAGGTACATATCAGAAAGTAATCAAAGGAATGGATATATTAAGGGAACATGGTATTCCTTTTGGATTTTCATCATGCTATCATAACAAAAATGAAGAGATAGTATCTTCAGAAGAATACATAGATTTTATGATTGAAAAAGGTTGCTATTTTGGATGGATATTCACTTATATGCCATTAGGAAAAGATGCAGTACTTGACCTATTAGCAACAGCTGAACAAAGGAAAGATATGTACTATAAAGTACGTGAATATAGAAAAACAAAACCAATATTTACTATGGATTTCTGGAATGATGGAGAATATGTCAATGGATGTATTGCTGGAGGAAGAAATTATCTTCATATCAATGCAAATGGTGATGTTGAACCTTGCGCATTCATTCATTATTCAAATGCAAATATAAAAGAAGTAAGCTTATTAGATGCATTAAGGCAACCTTTATTCAGACAGTATAGAAAACATCAACCCTTCAATGATAACATGCTTAGACCTTGTCCATTACTTGATAATCCAGAAATGCTTAAAAAGATGGTACATGAGTCAGGAGCTCTTTCAACACAGCCAATGGATAGAGAGGATGTAGATGAACTTACAACCAAAACCAAGGAAGCTGCAGAAAAATGGGCACCTGTAGCAGAAGAACTTTGGGAAGAATCACATGGATGTATTAATTGTAAAGCTGCTAACCAATAA
- a CDS encoding TVP38/TMEM64 family protein gives MKRDRRINALLLFLKLFSVFNVVVIAIIISHYWGKITPEDIFNYVPDNYFLAAITIIGLFLIKSLSVVLPLMALYISSGMIFSPLWGIIVNLIGLFVSLTIPYLLGRFCGKGLLDRLLVKYKNIEKLRTIKSKNEWFLSYILRMIGILPGDIVSMSLGAMNINYNKYIVGSIVGLFPRMVAATCLGSTITDPTSPVFILSCLITVVLTVGSMFLHQRYMKKEDERNNVEVMTR, from the coding sequence TTGAAACGAGACAGGCGAATCAATGCATTATTACTATTTTTAAAATTATTTTCTGTTTTTAATGTTGTGGTCATAGCTATTATTATAAGCCACTATTGGGGAAAAATTACACCAGAAGATATTTTTAACTATGTTCCTGATAATTACTTTTTAGCTGCTATTACTATCATAGGGTTATTCTTGATTAAATCACTTAGTGTGGTATTACCTTTGATGGCTCTTTATATTAGTTCAGGAATGATATTTTCGCCGTTGTGGGGTATTATTGTTAATCTGATCGGATTGTTTGTCAGTTTGACAATACCTTATCTGTTAGGTAGATTTTGTGGAAAAGGTTTATTGGATAGATTATTAGTGAAATATAAAAACATAGAGAAGCTTAGGACAATTAAGAGTAAGAATGAATGGTTTTTATCATATATACTGCGGATGATTGGTATTCTGCCAGGAGATATAGTTAGTATGTCCCTAGGAGCTATGAATATTAATTACAATAAATATATTGTGGGTTCAATAGTGGGATTATTCCCTAGAATGGTAGCAGCTACATGTCTAGGTTCAACCATAACAGATCCTACTTCACCAGTGTTCATACTGTCATGCCTAATTACAGTTGTGCTGACTGTAGGCTCAATGTTCTTGCATCAGAGATATATGAAAAAAGAAGATGAAAGAAATAATGTTGAAGTAATGACTAGATAA
- a CDS encoding GGDEF domain-containing protein yields MQDNFYYSEEKLLFDNEVKVNYRIAKVLFYIAVTVIPLVIVLQLLGVFIYYMVDAIMAIVTAFILLIMPRILTIVHVHKKKWFKYILLFLVIMMLPLIYLEYDYMVLILWIFPLLISCMYFSNRLNTITVIFDVVVLGFTSYYRSYQRLQNNLISQRIGGLFKDFIISYITYAMLVMISYVIIYLLTKKTNELLQDAIKKKEFEILSITDSMTGIYNYRYLMSELEKNQELFHKENIPFAAVLFDVDHFKSINDTYGHVEGDCALQAIVKCLQNMVRENDVIGRYGGEEFMVILSDTTVNEAYMIAEKCRQAISRLKIENLDTYISISGGVAEYNGENIKDYIRSMDEKMYDAKNNGRNIIIA; encoded by the coding sequence ATGCAAGATAATTTTTATTATAGTGAGGAAAAACTATTATTTGATAACGAAGTAAAAGTAAACTATCGTATAGCAAAAGTTCTATTCTACATTGCTGTGACAGTTATTCCATTAGTGATAGTTCTACAATTACTTGGAGTGTTCATATATTACATGGTTGATGCAATAATGGCAATAGTAACTGCTTTTATTCTCTTAATCATGCCTAGAATACTAACAATAGTACATGTACATAAAAAGAAGTGGTTCAAGTATATACTGTTATTTTTAGTTATAATGATGTTGCCATTGATTTATTTAGAATATGATTATATGGTATTGATTTTATGGATATTTCCATTATTGATAAGCTGTATGTATTTTTCTAACAGGCTTAATACCATTACGGTAATTTTTGATGTAGTTGTGTTAGGTTTTACAAGTTATTATAGATCCTATCAAAGATTACAAAACAATTTGATCTCTCAGCGTATCGGAGGATTGTTCAAAGATTTTATTATAAGCTATATAACTTATGCGATGCTAGTCATGATATCATATGTCATAATATATTTACTGACTAAGAAAACCAATGAGCTATTACAGGATGCTATAAAAAAGAAGGAATTCGAAATTCTTTCAATAACTGATTCAATGACAGGAATATATAATTATAGATATTTGATGAGTGAATTAGAAAAAAATCAGGAACTGTTTCATAAGGAGAATATTCCATTTGCAGCTGTTCTTTTTGATGTGGACCATTTTAAAAGCATCAATGATACATATGGTCATGTTGAAGGTGATTGTGCATTGCAGGCGATAGTTAAATGTTTGCAGAATATGGTAAGGGAAAATGATGTAATAGGTAGATACGGTGGAGAAGAATTCATGGTTATCCTATCTGACACTACAGTTAATGAAGCATATATGATAGCTGAAAAATGTAGACAAGCAATATCTAGATTAAAGATAGAAAATCTTGATACATATATTTCAATAAGTGGTGGTGTGGCTGAATATAATGGAGAAAACATAAAAGATTATATTAGGAGCATGGATGAGAAAATGTATGATGCCAAGAACAATGGAAGAAATATAATAATAGCATAG
- a CDS encoding histidine phosphatase family protein yields the protein MTRLYLTRHGETEWNLIKKVQGSRDSNLTQKGIIQATKLGKYLENTNIDVIYSSSSGRAYNTAKIIAGNRNIEVIKMDDLKEMNLGIWEGKTFEVIKEDNEEMYDTFWNKPHLVKEFPGESFSEFEKRVVGTVLDIAESNKGKDILIVAHALVLKVVMSFFENRPLEKLFEDHFMYSTCLNEVEILDGDYKIVKYNQTDHYDIEVG from the coding sequence ATGACAAGATTATACTTAACAAGACATGGAGAAACTGAATGGAATCTAATTAAAAAAGTTCAAGGCAGTAGAGATTCCAATTTAACACAGAAAGGCATTATACAAGCAACAAAACTAGGTAAATATCTAGAGAATACTAATATTGACGTGATTTATTCAAGTTCCAGTGGTAGAGCCTATAATACTGCAAAAATAATAGCTGGTAATAGGAATATAGAAGTAATTAAGATGGATGACTTGAAGGAAATGAACCTGGGTATTTGGGAAGGTAAAACTTTTGAAGTGATAAAAGAAGACAATGAAGAGATGTATGATACTTTTTGGAACAAGCCTCACTTAGTAAAAGAGTTTCCAGGAGAAAGCTTCAGTGAGTTTGAAAAAAGGGTTGTAGGAACAGTATTGGATATCGCTGAGAGCAATAAAGGGAAAGATATTTTAATAGTTGCTCATGCTCTAGTACTAAAAGTTGTTATGAGCTTTTTTGAGAATAGACCATTGGAAAAATTGTTTGAAGATCATTTCATGTATTCAACTTGTCTTAATGAAGTTGAGATATTAGATGGTGATTATAAAATAGTAAAATATAATCAAACAGATCATTATGATATTGAAGTTGGTTAA
- a CDS encoding amidase family protein: MKSLRTILTVVFSFAVVAAVILYTQIKKIASSNNQSKKQVDKQEKDIKTTAKRPLDFSAFESDLNKLGDQRYKEIEKSLIESDIRSIQKNIESGNLTYEELVLFYIKRIKEIDNNRLNTVIQLNPDAVVVAREMDEKKNNGEKLSDLHGIPVLLKDNIGTGDKLTNTAGAKVLEDSSCDRDAYIVKKLREAGVIILGKTNLSEWANFMSIDSSNGYSALGGQTHNPYGNYDVGGSSSGSGAGVSANFAPLAIGTETAGSIISPSSQNSVVGIKPTVGLWSRDRIIPLAIDLDTAGPIARTVEDAAMLLGELVGEDENDIATSDAPEKEDYTTYLDKNGLQGMSIGIVTNKEVTSSYRNDDSDIINRIKEELINLGADVKNVELDDKAFRIDGHVDMMAYEYKTGVEEYLNAIGDNAPVKTIKEITGFNKRDLDSRAYYGQYFIEKARDINITEEENTKILSHNRSNTGSAIDEALENDKVDVLISLNNYLSGIYPIAGYPAITVPAGYRDSGEPVGLTITSTKFSEGLLIKAAYAYEQGTKHRIQPNMI, encoded by the coding sequence ATGAAATCGTTAAGAACAATTTTGACAGTAGTATTTAGTTTCGCTGTAGTTGCAGCTGTTATTCTATATACACAAATCAAGAAAATAGCTAGCTCAAATAATCAATCAAAAAAACAAGTAGATAAACAAGAAAAAGATATAAAGACAACAGCAAAAAGACCTCTTGATTTTTCAGCATTTGAATCGGATCTTAATAAATTAGGAGACCAAAGATACAAAGAGATTGAAAAATCATTGATTGAATCAGATATTAGATCTATACAAAAAAATATTGAATCAGGAAATCTAACTTATGAAGAACTTGTATTATTTTATATAAAAAGAATTAAGGAAATTGATAATAACAGATTAAATACAGTTATACAACTAAATCCAGATGCTGTAGTAGTAGCCAGAGAAATGGATGAAAAGAAAAATAATGGTGAAAAACTTAGTGATCTGCATGGTATTCCAGTCCTTCTAAAAGATAATATTGGAACAGGTGATAAACTTACTAATACTGCTGGTGCAAAAGTATTAGAAGATTCTTCATGTGATAGAGATGCTTATATTGTTAAGAAACTAAGAGAAGCAGGAGTTATAATATTAGGAAAGACTAATCTAAGTGAATGGGCTAATTTTATGAGTATTGATTCATCTAATGGTTATTCTGCACTTGGAGGACAAACCCATAATCCTTATGGTAATTATGATGTTGGAGGGTCTAGTTCTGGTTCAGGAGCAGGAGTTTCTGCTAATTTTGCTCCATTAGCTATTGGTACAGAGACAGCTGGATCAATTATATCTCCTTCTAGTCAAAACAGTGTAGTAGGAATCAAGCCTACAGTAGGTCTTTGGAGTAGAGATAGAATTATCCCTCTTGCTATTGACTTGGATACTGCAGGACCTATTGCAAGAACTGTTGAAGATGCTGCTATGTTACTAGGCGAATTAGTTGGTGAAGATGAGAATGACATTGCTACTTCTGATGCACCTGAAAAAGAAGATTATACAACATACTTAGATAAAAATGGTTTACAAGGTATGAGTATTGGAATAGTAACTAACAAAGAAGTGACTTCTAGTTATCGTAATGATGATAGTGATATTATCAATAGAATTAAGGAAGAATTAATTAATCTAGGTGCTGATGTAAAAAATGTTGAATTGGACGATAAAGCTTTCAGGATAGATGGACATGTAGATATGATGGCTTATGAATATAAAACAGGAGTAGAAGAATATCTGAATGCCATAGGTGACAATGCTCCAGTCAAGACAATAAAAGAAATAACAGGTTTTAACAAAAGAGATTTAGACAGCAGAGCATATTATGGACAATACTTCATTGAGAAAGCAAGGGATATCAATATTACAGAGGAAGAAAATACAAAAATTTTGTCCCATAATAGATCAAATACTGGTTCTGCAATAGATGAAGCACTAGAAAATGACAAAGTTGACGTTTTAATCTCTCTTAATAATTATCTATCAGGGATTTACCCTATAGCAGGTTATCCTGCAATCACAGTACCAGCAGGATATAGAGATTCTGGTGAGCCTGTAGGTTTAACAATAACCAGTACTAAATTTAGTGAAGGTCTATTAATAAAAGCGGCATATGCTTATGAACAAGGTACTAAGCATAGAATACAGCCTAATATGATATAG
- the dcd gene encoding dCTP deaminase: MILSGQKIRSRLGKDIFIEPYNEEQLNPNSYNLRLHNELLVYENNSLDMKKSNDTKKLIIPEEGLLLEPGKLYLGRTVEYTKTDNYVPMLEGRSSIGRLGLFIHVTAGFGDVGFSGYWTLEIFCVQPIKVYPEVEVCQIYYHTIDGDYDKYTSGKYQNNKGIQPSLLYRDFE, from the coding sequence ATGATATTATCTGGACAGAAAATAAGAAGCAGATTAGGAAAAGATATTTTTATAGAACCGTATAATGAAGAACAATTGAATCCCAATAGTTATAATCTAAGATTACATAATGAATTATTAGTATATGAGAATAATTCATTGGATATGAAAAAGAGTAATGACACTAAAAAGCTTATTATACCAGAAGAAGGATTATTACTGGAGCCAGGTAAATTATACTTGGGAAGAACTGTTGAATATACCAAGACCGACAATTATGTTCCAATGTTAGAAGGACGATCTTCTATAGGAAGATTAGGATTATTCATACATGTGACAGCTGGTTTTGGAGATGTAGGATTCAGTGGATATTGGACTTTGGAAATATTCTGTGTTCAACCTATAAAAGTTTATCCAGAAGTAGAAGTTTGTCAGATATATTATCACACTATTGATGGTGATTATGATAAATATACAAGTGGAAAATACCAAAATAACAAGGGTATACAGCCAAGTTTATTATATAGGGATTTTGAATGA
- a CDS encoding NUDIX hydrolase encodes MKVEFYNLDDFNNSLKFVVIQARYKDEWIFVRHKDRNTWEIPGGHIEKGEMPDEAAARELYEETGAIEYDLSPICNYSVEINESKSFGRLYYAEVKNIGELGDYEIAEIITKDELPEKLTYDKIQPILYKKVLANITI; translated from the coding sequence ATGAAAGTAGAATTTTATAATTTGGATGATTTTAATAACTCTTTGAAATTTGTTGTTATACAAGCTAGATATAAAGATGAATGGATATTTGTAAGACATAAAGATAGAAACACATGGGAGATACCAGGTGGACATATCGAAAAAGGGGAAATGCCAGATGAAGCTGCTGCTAGAGAATTATATGAAGAAACAGGGGCTATAGAATACGATTTATCACCTATCTGTAATTATTCTGTAGAAATTAATGAAAGCAAAAGTTTTGGTAGATTATACTATGCAGAAGTAAAAAATATCGGTGAGTTAGGTGATTATGAAATCGCTGAGATAATTACAAAAGATGAATTACCTGAAAAATTAACCTACGATAAGATTCAACCAATATTATATAAAAAAGTATTAGCCAACATTACAATTTAA
- a CDS encoding class I SAM-dependent methyltransferase: MKLEEISSFFNKRVDGYEEHMMTYVDGAKEYYIETAKIIPKVEGLKLLDLGCGTGLELDEIFKVNPTIMVTGIDIAKKMTDKLLDKYRNRSNQINIINESYLEYNIGEDIYDVALSVQTLHHFTHKEKTKIFSKIFRSLKHNGIYVETDYIAPNQEYEDFHYSENVRMRNELGIKEGYYHYDTPCTFENEKNMLYEAGFKSVEKIWQKENTVILVAKK, from the coding sequence ATGAAGTTAGAAGAAATAAGTAGCTTTTTTAATAAAAGAGTAGATGGTTATGAAGAACATATGATGACTTATGTAGATGGAGCAAAAGAATATTATATTGAAACAGCAAAGATAATTCCAAAAGTAGAAGGATTGAAATTACTAGATCTAGGTTGTGGAACTGGGCTGGAATTGGATGAAATATTTAAAGTGAATCCAACAATCATGGTTACAGGAATTGATATAGCAAAAAAAATGACAGATAAACTTTTAGATAAGTATAGAAATAGAAGTAATCAAATAAATATAATTAATGAAAGTTATCTAGAATATAATATAGGTGAAGATATATATGATGTTGCTCTATCTGTTCAGACACTTCATCATTTTACTCACAAAGAGAAAACAAAGATCTTTAGTAAGATATTTAGAAGCTTAAAGCATAATGGTATTTATGTAGAAACAGATTATATTGCTCCTAATCAAGAATATGAAGATTTTCATTATAGCGAAAATGTTAGAATGAGAAATGAATTAGGTATAAAAGAAGGGTATTATCATTACGATACTCCTTGTACTTTTGAAAATGAGAAAAATATGTTATATGAAGCAGGATTTAAGTCAGTAGAAAAGATATGGCAAAAAGAAAATACGGTAATTCTAGTGGCTAAAAAATAA
- a CDS encoding putative signal transducing protein yields MAWCPKCKSEYEDNVKVCKECNVELVDQLENDEVEYQNFEFLINVGTVNEANILISLLESYDIPTIHKSKGSGEYLQVATGINYQGVDIYVPADVLTKAKEIIDYSNNVDLDDDTQTENIIEDNNNFEDEELDQLDKKNSSKRRTGLLILILLFIVLPLLIVIISWFI; encoded by the coding sequence ATGGCTTGGTGTCCAAAATGTAAAAGTGAATACGAAGATAATGTAAAAGTGTGCAAAGAGTGTAATGTTGAGCTAGTGGACCAATTGGAAAATGATGAGGTTGAATATCAGAATTTTGAGTTTTTAATCAATGTAGGAACAGTCAATGAAGCTAATATTCTAATTTCTTTATTAGAATCCTATGACATACCTACAATTCATAAGAGTAAAGGTTCTGGAGAATATCTACAAGTAGCTACAGGAATTAATTATCAGGGGGTGGATATCTATGTACCTGCTGATGTATTAACCAAAGCAAAAGAAATCATTGATTATTCAAATAATGTAGATTTGGATGATGATACTCAGACAGAGAATATAATTGAAGATAACAATAATTTTGAAGACGAAGAGCTAGATCAATTAGATAAAAAGAATAGCAGTAAGAGACGAACTGGGTTACTAATATTAATACTATTATTCATTGTATTACCTTTACTTATTGTTATTATTAGTTGGTTCATTTAA
- a CDS encoding methyl-accepting chemotaxis protein, with translation MNGKIKWLIAYVIHLIPITLLIILSVFHVDTSLIIYVILFAWTFAGVIITGKFVFKVKEKDDSLTNKILDWNFEDELDEDNNIIETNVRIIYNNFKNYFLKFDEQFKDVYNIAHQLDQVLNNIIDTSNNISQASEYIASASVNQTNDIDSCVNLTEVLTNKLNMLNSMSKELIDEADKMYETSRQGNITVKNLSEHNKKNQEVINKIIEEIYQLVEKTSNIKNITDVLYDIADQTNLLALNAAIEAARAGEAGKGFAVVADEVRGLSNQSREASANINEMITNITEELNYLKTIVDQSQSVFEEENQAVNTVIESFNSINNFIDTFINRQTKFGNAFMELDESKDNFAEAIENMASVIEESTATTEELASLTLSQSNTTNVVKDISTKLYRQVQGISKDFEKIKIDNQEENKIKFALVYDLDCEFWNSTVKETKKTANLYNAHVDFYAPKTRENGDVEMEEILDNILNDNYNGIIISPIDTPRIKEQLNTAISRGIKVVLLNSPLESVKYEALIETNGVNAGKKAGEVVVKLLGGKGKVILGEWNDIHISSIIDRGKGFEQEVSATSDIEVIKVPVPSIPNEAETEKIIKDMLNKYPDVDLFYSTNNDWGKRYAEYVRKYKVDKKIVTIDYIQALKQDVVDEIIYCAVAQRNFTWGDIAIKILFDAMEGKNTTKYKDTGTFEVTAGNVKIFENRLK, from the coding sequence ATGAATGGTAAAATCAAGTGGCTTATTGCGTATGTCATACACTTAATACCAATAACTTTGCTAATAATATTAAGTGTATTTCATGTTGACACATCGTTAATTATTTATGTTATACTTTTTGCCTGGACTTTTGCAGGGGTTATCATTACTGGGAAGTTCGTTTTCAAAGTAAAAGAAAAAGATGATTCCTTAACAAATAAAATACTTGATTGGAATTTTGAAGATGAACTAGATGAAGATAATAACATTATTGAAACGAATGTAAGGATTATATACAATAACTTTAAGAACTATTTTCTCAAATTTGATGAACAGTTCAAGGATGTATATAATATTGCACATCAGCTGGATCAAGTTCTAAACAATATAATAGATACTTCAAACAATATTTCTCAAGCATCCGAGTACATAGCTAGTGCTTCTGTAAATCAAACCAATGACATTGATTCATGTGTTAATCTAACTGAAGTATTAACTAATAAATTGAATATGTTGAATAGTATGTCAAAAGAGCTTATAGATGAAGCTGATAAAATGTACGAAACCAGCAGACAAGGTAATATAACAGTTAAAAATCTTTCTGAGCATAATAAGAAAAATCAAGAGGTCATTAATAAAATAATAGAAGAGATATACCAGTTGGTTGAAAAAACTTCTAACATTAAAAACATTACAGATGTATTATATGATATAGCTGACCAAACCAATCTATTAGCTTTAAATGCAGCTATTGAAGCAGCTAGAGCGGGAGAAGCAGGAAAAGGCTTTGCAGTAGTTGCTGATGAAGTAAGAGGATTATCCAATCAAAGTAGGGAAGCTAGTGCTAATATCAATGAAATGATAACCAATATTACAGAAGAACTCAATTATCTTAAGACTATAGTTGACCAATCACAAAGTGTTTTTGAAGAAGAGAATCAAGCTGTAAATACAGTTATTGAATCCTTTAATTCCATTAATAACTTTATAGATACATTCATTAACAGGCAAACAAAATTCGGGAATGCATTTATGGAATTAGATGAATCCAAAGACAATTTTGCCGAAGCAATTGAAAATATGGCTTCTGTGATAGAAGAATCAACTGCTACTACTGAAGAATTAGCTTCTTTAACCTTATCCCAGTCCAATACTACTAATGTCGTAAAAGATATTTCTACAAAGCTGTATAGACAGGTTCAAGGTATAAGTAAGGACTTTGAAAAGATAAAGATAGATAATCAAGAAGAAAATAAGATAAAATTTGCATTAGTATATGACCTTGATTGTGAATTCTGGAATTCTACAGTTAAAGAAACTAAGAAGACCGCTAACCTATATAATGCTCATGTTGATTTCTATGCACCAAAAACAAGGGAAAATGGTGACGTAGAGATGGAGGAAATATTGGATAATATCTTAAATGACAATTACAATGGTATTATCATTAGTCCTATTGACACTCCTAGAATAAAAGAACAGCTTAATACAGCTATCAGTAGAGGCATAAAAGTAGTACTTCTCAACTCTCCTCTTGAAAGTGTTAAATATGAAGCGCTTATTGAAACAAATGGAGTAAATGCCGGTAAGAAAGCAGGAGAGGTCGTAGTAAAATTATTAGGTGGTAAGGGAAAAGTAATACTAGGAGAATGGAATGATATACATATCAGTTCTATCATTGATAGAGGTAAAGGATTTGAACAAGAAGTAAGTGCAACTTCTGATATTGAAGTAATCAAAGTGCCTGTACCAAGTATACCTAACGAAGCTGAAACAGAAAAAATTATTAAGGATATGTTGAATAAATATCCAGACGTAGATTTGTTCTATTCAACCAACAATGATTGGGGTAAAAGGTATGCTGAGTACGTAAGAAAATATAAGGTAGATAAAAAAATAGTCACTATTGATTATATACAAGCTCTAAAACAGGATGTAGTTGATGAAATAATATATTGTGCTGTAGCACAGAGAAACTTTACTTGGGGAGATATTGCAATCAAAATCTTATTTGATGCAATGGAAGGAAAGAATACTACCAAGTATAAAGATACTGGTACTTTTGAAGTAACTGCTGGAAATGTAAAAATATTCGAGAATAGATTGAAATAG